CTATGCTGAAAACAGTTAAGGCTTGATTGCAAAATATGAAGTATACACAACGCCACATGAACCAACCCAAGCATATTGCACTGGTGGCTCATGACAATAAAAAGAAAGAAATGCTAGCTTGGGTTAGCGAACACGCCCCCATCCTTGAGCAACATCAACTCTATGCAACAGGTACTACAGGTGCATTACTAGAGCATAACTTGGATTTAACTATCGAAAAGTTAATTAGTGGCCCCTTAGGTGGTGATCAGCAAGTAGGCTCATTAATTACCGATGGCAACATTGATATGTTGATTTTCTTCTGGGACCCTTTCGAGCCATTACCCCACGACCCAGATGTAAAAGCCCTGTTGCGTATTGCTGCGGTGTGGAACATTCCTGTTGCTTGTAATCAAGCCTCGGCTGACTTTTTAATCAGCTCACCACTCATAGGTGAAAACTACACACACAGTGTGCCTGATTATGAGCATTACCGAATTAAACGACGGCATATTGCAGAGACCAATTAATACCAACACCTACTTAGTGGGGAACGAACAATAATCAAGCTGAAACAAAACAGGTTATCTCTTCTGTCACAACTATACTTATAGCTTGAAAAAAACAAAAGCAACACAGAGAGGATAGGCTTATTATGGTGGATCTCGCCTACTTTTTACCACCATCACAGGGAGAACTTAATTTAGAGGCATATAACCCGAGTTATACCTTTAATTTGGATAAAACTAATGCCAAAAAAGAAGCACAAACCCTTGGCCTTAGCTTACACGAGTGGCAAACCAAGTTATTTGCAGAACAAAAGCAGTCCGTGTTAATTATTTTTCAAGCCATGGATAGCATTGCCAAACTATCCAATCTCCAACAGGTATTTACCAGTCTTAGTCCACACGGCATATCCGCCCACACTTTTGACCCCCCCGGTATAGATGATCAACGTCATGACTTTATTCGACGGTTTCACCATTATGCACCCAGTAAAGGCATGATTGGGATATTCAGTCATAGTTATTATGAGTGGATACTTCGGGATATAGTTAGTAATAATATTGATCCAAAATACTTACATAGTCATGCCACTCATATTAATAACTTTGAACTGCTGCTTAGGGATAGTGGTACTCAAGTAATTAAGTTTTATTTACATATTAGCCGTCAAGAGCACCGTCATCGCCTCTTGCAACGGCTTGCCAATCCTGAAGAGTTTTGGAAGTTAACAACTACCGACTTGCATATCCAAAAATATTGGAGCCAAACCATAAAAAGCTATGAGCAAATCATTCAACTAACCCATAGCCCATTACATCCCTGGTATA
This genomic interval from Spartinivicinus ruber contains the following:
- a CDS encoding polyphosphate kinase 2 family protein, coding for MVDLAYFLPPSQGELNLEAYNPSYTFNLDKTNAKKEAQTLGLSLHEWQTKLFAEQKQSVLIIFQAMDSIAKLSNLQQVFTSLSPHGISAHTFDPPGIDDQRHDFIRRFHHYAPSKGMIGIFSHSYYEWILRDIVSNNIDPKYLHSHATHINNFELLLRDSGTQVIKFYLHISRQEHRHRLLQRLANPEEFWKLTTTDLHIQKYWSQTIKSYEQIIQLTHSPLHPWYIIPSDYTWFRDLLIAKILNHTLTAMKPSYPVITPPFTVDDLPDEMVTSLSKQAKKTS
- a CDS encoding methylglyoxal synthase: MKYTQRHMNQPKHIALVAHDNKKKEMLAWVSEHAPILEQHQLYATGTTGALLEHNLDLTIEKLISGPLGGDQQVGSLITDGNIDMLIFFWDPFEPLPHDPDVKALLRIAAVWNIPVACNQASADFLISSPLIGENYTHSVPDYEHYRIKRRHIAETN